In the genome of Tripterygium wilfordii isolate XIE 37 chromosome 19, ASM1340144v1, whole genome shotgun sequence, one region contains:
- the LOC119985087 gene encoding DNA polymerase zeta processivity subunit isoform X1 has translation MINLHKVIDVSVSAVADFAKLKFLIHQKYFSGETARILVEFLEVAINSIVFLKGVYPTGAFERRRYMNVVVQRARHPQLREYIHSAVTGLLPFIQKGLVERVAVIFFNTDNMPVESFIFKLMVSLSYGAKVEEGDLEFSLRSFLIKLSVSEPVTKVLPHDFRWEITAYFRSLPKVDTSTDAELWIPTDTKQWQQPPQITPIKSMSSEPLSMQLYLEHPSISEPQP, from the exons ATGATCAATCTCCACAAGGTGATCGATGTTTCTGTATCTGCAGTTGCTGATTTTGCAAAATTAAAATTCTTGATccatcaaaaatatttttcaggAGAAACGGCACGGATTCTGGTGGAATTCTTGGAGGTCGCCATTAATTCGATTGTTTTCCTCAAAGGAGTGTACCCAACAG GtgcatttgaaaggaggagGTATATGAATGTGGTAGTTCAGAGGGCTAGACACCCTCAGCTTAGAGAGTATATCCACTCTGCTGTTACTGGACTTCTTCCCTTTATTCAGAAG GGATTGGTGGAAAGAGTAGCAGTGATCTTTTTCAATACTGACAACATGCCAGTGGAGAGCTTTATTTTCAAGCTCATGGTTAGCCTATCTTATGGCGCTAAGGTAGAAGAAGGTGACTTGGAGTTCTCCCTCAGATCATTCTTGATCAAGCTCTCAGTCTCTGAGCCTGTTACCAAGGTTCTTCCGCATG ATTTCAGGTGGGAGATAACTGCTTACTTTCGTTCCCTACCCAAAGTTGATACAAGCACAGATGCAGAATTGTGGATTCCAACAGACACAAAGCAGTGGCAACAACCTCCACAAATTACCCCAATTAAGTCGATGAGTAGTGAACCTCTAAGCATGCAGCTATATTTAGAACATCCAAGCATATCTGAACCACAGCCTTGA
- the LOC119985087 gene encoding DNA polymerase zeta processivity subunit isoform X2 gives MHRRDDQSPQGETARILVEFLEVAINSIVFLKGVYPTGAFERRRYMNVVVQRARHPQLREYIHSAVTGLLPFIQKGLVERVAVIFFNTDNMPVESFIFKLMVSLSYGAKVEEGDLEFSLRSFLIKLSVSEPVTKVLPHDFRWEITAYFRSLPKVDTSTDAELWIPTDTKQWQQPPQITPIKSMSSEPLSMQLYLEHPSISEPQP, from the exons ATGCATCGGAGAGATGATCAATCTCCACAAG gAGAAACGGCACGGATTCTGGTGGAATTCTTGGAGGTCGCCATTAATTCGATTGTTTTCCTCAAAGGAGTGTACCCAACAG GtgcatttgaaaggaggagGTATATGAATGTGGTAGTTCAGAGGGCTAGACACCCTCAGCTTAGAGAGTATATCCACTCTGCTGTTACTGGACTTCTTCCCTTTATTCAGAAG GGATTGGTGGAAAGAGTAGCAGTGATCTTTTTCAATACTGACAACATGCCAGTGGAGAGCTTTATTTTCAAGCTCATGGTTAGCCTATCTTATGGCGCTAAGGTAGAAGAAGGTGACTTGGAGTTCTCCCTCAGATCATTCTTGATCAAGCTCTCAGTCTCTGAGCCTGTTACCAAGGTTCTTCCGCATG ATTTCAGGTGGGAGATAACTGCTTACTTTCGTTCCCTACCCAAAGTTGATACAAGCACAGATGCAGAATTGTGGATTCCAACAGACACAAAGCAGTGGCAACAACCTCCACAAATTACCCCAATTAAGTCGATGAGTAGTGAACCTCTAAGCATGCAGCTATATTTAGAACATCCAAGCATATCTGAACCACAGCCTTGA
- the LOC119985637 gene encoding elongation factor 2-like: MVKFTAEELRRIMDLKHNIRNMSVIAHVDHGKSTLTDSLVAAAGIIAQEVAGDVRMTDTRADEAERGITIKSTGISLYYEMSDESLKSYKGERMGNEYLINLIDSPGHVDFSSEVTAALRITDGALVVVDCIEGVCVQTETVLRQALGERIRPVLTVNKMDRCFLELQVDGEEAYQTFQRVIENANVIMATYEDPLLGDVQVYPEKGTVAFSAGLHGWAFTLTNFAKMYASKFGVDEGKMMERLWGENYFDPATKKWTSKNSGSPTCKRGFVQFCYEPIKQIINTCMNDQKEKLWPMLQKLGVTMKSDEKDLMGKALMKRVMQTWLPASNALLEMMIFHLPSPATAQKYRVENLYEGPMDDQYANAIRNCDPDGPLMLYVSKMIPASDKGRFFAFGRVFSGKVSTGVKVRIMGPNYVPGEKKDLYVKNVQRTVIWMGKRQETVEDVPCGNTVALVGLDQFITKNATLTNEKEVDAHPIRAMKFSVSPVVRVAVQCKVASDLPKLVEGLKRLAKSDPMVVCSIEESGEHIIAGAGELHLEICLKDLQDDFMGGAEIIKSDPVVSFRETVLEKSIRTVMSKSPNKHNRLYMEARPLEEGLAEAIDDGRIGPRDDPKVRSKILSEEFGWDKDLAKKIWCFGPETTGPNMVVDMCKGVQYLNEIKDSVVAGFQWASKEGALAEENMRGICFEVCDVVLHADAIHRGGGQVIPTARRVIYASQLTAKPRLLEPVYLVEIQAPEQALGGIYSVLNQKRGHVFEEMQRPGTPLYNIKAYLPVVESFGFSGTLRAATSGQAFPQCVFDHWDMMMSDPMDPTSQAGTLVHDIRKRKGLKEQMTPLSEFEDKL; encoded by the exons ATG GTGAAATTTACAGCTGAAGAGCTTCGGAGGATTATGGACCTCAAGCATAATATTCGTAATATGTCTGTTATTGCCCATGTCGATCATG GGAAGTCAACGCTTACTGATTCTCTCGTGGCTGCTGCTGGTATCATTGCCCAAGAAGTTGCTGGTGATGTACGTATGACTGACACCCGGGCAGATGAGGCTGAGCGTGGCATTACGATTAAGTCGACTGGTATATCTCTTTACTATGAGATGAGTGATGAATCTTTGAAGAGCTACAAGGGGGAAAGAATGGGCAACGAGTACCTCATTAATCTCATTGACTCTCCTGGGCATGTTGACTTTTCATCTGAAGTCACCGCTGCACTTCGTATTACTGATGGTGCACTTGTGGTGGTTGATTGTATTGAGGGGGTATGTGTCCAGACAGAAACTGTGCTCCGACAGGCCCTTGGTGAAAGGATCAGGCCTGTCTTAACTGTAAACAAGATGGATAGGTGTTTTCTCGAGCTGCAGGTTGATGGAGAGGAGGCTTACCAAACTTTCCAGAGGGTAATTGAGAATGCTAATGTCATCATGGCTACTTATGAAGATCCACTCCTTGGTGATGTTCAAGTCTACCCTGAGAAAGGAACGGTTGCTTTCTCTGCTGGATTGCATGGTTGGGCCTTTACTCTAACCAACTTTGCCAAGATGTATGCATCCAAGTTTGGAGTTGACGAGGGAAAGATGATGGAAAGGCTTTGGGGTGAGAACTACTTTGACCCAGCAACGAAAAAATGGACCAGTAAGAACAGTGGCTCTCCTACTTGCAAGCGTGGTTTTGTTCAGTTTTGCTATGAACCCATCAAGCAGATTATTAACACTTGCATGAACGACCAGAAAGAGAAGCTTTGGCCTATGTTGCAGAAGCTTGGTGTTACCATGAAGTCTGATGAGAAGGACTTGATGGGGAAGGCACTTATGAAGCGAGTCATGCAAACCTGGCTCCCAGCAAGTAATGCCCTACTGGAAATGATGATATTTCACCTTCCCTCTCCTGCCACTGCTCAAAAGTACCGTGTTGAAAACTTGTATGAAGGTCCCATGGATGATCAGTATGCCAATGCTATTAGGAACTGTGATCCTGACGGTCCTCTCATGCTTTATGTATCAAAGATGATTCCTGCCTCTGACAAAGGTAGATTCTTTGCTTTTGGTCGTGTATTCTCTGGAAAGGTTTCAACAGGTGTGAAAGTTCGGATCATGGGTCCAAACTATGTCCCTGGTGAGAAGAAAGACTTGTATGTTAAGAATGTGCAGAGAACTGTTATCTGGATGGGCAAGAGACAAGAAACTGTTGAAGATGTTCCATGTGGTAACACAGTGGCGCTGGTTGGTTTGGATCAGTTTATTACCAAGAATGCTACCTTGACAAATGAGAAGGAAGTTGATGCTCACCCAATCCGTGCTATGAAGTTCTCTGTTTCACCTGTCGTTCGCGTCGCTGTTCAGTGTAAGGTTGCTTCTGACCTTCCCAAGCTTGTTGAAGGTTTGAAACGTTTGGCCAAGTCAGATCCTATGGTGGTTTGTAGCATTGAAGAGTCTGGAGAGCACATTATTGCTGGTGCAGGAGAGCTCCATCTTGAGATCTGTTTGAAGGATCTGCAGGATGATTTCATGGGTGGTGCTGAGATTATCAAGTCTGATCCTGTTGTGTCATTCCGGGAAACAGTGCTCGAGAAGTCCATCCGCACTGTGATGAGCAAATCCCCTAACAAGCATAATCGTCTCTACATGGAAGCACGTCCCTTAGAGGAGGGTCTTGCTGAGGCAATTGATGACGGCCGTATTGGTCCACGTGATGATCCCAAGGTTCGTTCTAAGATATTGTCCGAGGAGTTTGGGTGGGACAAGGATCTTGCCAAGAAAATTTGGTGTTTTGGACCTGAGACAACTGGCCCGAACATGGTGGTTGATATGTGTAAGGGGGTTCAGTATCTGAATGAAATTAAGGACTCTGTTGTTGCCGGCTTCCAGTGGGCATCTAAGGAAGGTGCATTGGCTGAGGAGAATATGAGGGGTATCTGTTTTGAAGTCTGTGATGTTGTTCTTCACGCTGATGCTATCCACAGAGGTGGTGGTCAGGTCATTCCAACTGCCAGGAGAGTTATTTATGCTTCGCAGCTAACTGCCAAGCCCAGGCTGCTTGAGCCTGTCTATCTGGTTGAGATCCAGGCCCCAGAACAGGCTCTTGGTGGTATTTACAGTGTTCTTAACCAGAAACGTGGTCATGTCTTTGAAGAAATGCAGAGGCCTGGAACCCCACTCTATAACATCAAGGCTTACCTTCCTGTGGTAGAGTCGTTTGGTTTCTCTGGCACTTTGAGGGCTGCAACCTCGGGTCAGGCTTTCCCTCAGTGTGTGTTTGATCATTGGGATATGATGATGTCAGATCCAATGGATCCCACATCACAGGCTGGAACTCTTGTTCATGATATCCGTAAGAGGAAGGGATTGAAGGAGCAGATGACCCCTCTCTCAGAGTTCGAGGACAAGCTGTAA